From one Plasmodium coatneyi strain Hackeri chromosome 9, complete sequence genomic stretch:
- a CDS encoding Rhomboid-like protein, whose amino-acid sequence MSNIHTLAEYRDDYGENLPFNRKYYQSQSSFIQRSKPIDVVNLIFPHFTWRSFIMAVSIIQIIVFIISISIKPADFLTPSDSFLITLGANVASRIKQGEIHRLVLPIFLHANIFHTFFNVFFQLRMGFTLEKNYGIVKVMILYFLTGIYGNMLSSCVTYCPIKVGASTSGMGLLGVVTSELILLWHVIRHRERVVFNIIFFSLISFFYYFTFNGSNIDHVGHLGGLLSGISMGILYNSQMENKPSWYDHMKMASYACLALLAIVPPIVLEDLYFLNQHSFSAKA is encoded by the exons ATGAGCAACATCCACACCCTAGCGGAGTACAGGGACGACTACGGGGAAAACCTCCCCTTCAACAGAA AGTACTATCAGTCCCAGAGTAGCTTCATACAAAGATCGAAACCCATTGATGTAGTTAACCTCATATTTCCGCACTTCACCTGGAGAAGCTTTATCATGGCTGTGTCCATCATACAAATAATTGTTTTTATAATATCCATTAGTATAAAGCCCGCCGATTTTTTGACTCCCTCTG ACTCCTTCCTGATAACCCTAGGAGCGAATGTGGCTTCCAGGATAAAGCAAGGCGAAATCCACAGATTGGTTCTTCCCATATTTTTGCATGCGAACATatttcacacattttttaatgtgtTTTTCCAGTTAAGAATGGGATTTACGTTGGAGAAAAATTACGGCATTGTGAAGGTCATGATTCTTTATTTCTTGACAGGCATATATGGAAACATGTTATCCTCCTGTGTTACTTACTGCCCTATCAAAGTTGGCGCGAGCACCTCTGGCATGGGCCTACTGGGCGTTGTAACATCTGAATTAATACTACTGTGGCATGTTATTAGACATAGAGAGAGAGTCGTTTTTAACataatctttttttctttaatttcttttttttactattttacATTTAACGGGTCAAATATTGATCATGTTGGCCATTTGGGAGGATTGCTCTCAG GCATATCCATGGGCATACTCTACAACagccaaatggaaaacaagCCGTCTTGGTACGACCACATGAAGATGGCTTCCTATGCTTGCTTAGCTCTATTAGCCATCGTCCCTCCGATTGTTTT